One stretch of Pararhizobium qamdonense DNA includes these proteins:
- a CDS encoding type I polyketide synthase — translation MTVEIIGRACLAPGANSPQALFRVLRQGICTVTRIPSDRWDLARFWHPVSGNPGKTYSFAAGVLDSIYAFDPAAFGMSQREAMHMDPQQRVLLQLAWRALEDANISIPSLHGENVGVYIGASSLDHANLTVEDPAAAGPYFMTGNTLSIVSNRISHIFGLSGPSMTVDTACSSSLVALDQAMRALNAGEIDTAIVGGVNVLAHPLPFVGFAQARMLSPEGLCRAYDNDGAGYVRAEGGVVFVLRRSDRARQEKDRSYAKIVATGVNSAGRTNGISLPSREAQANLLRSIYEGNNIDSNQVAFVEGHGTGTKVGDPSEVWSIGTVIGANRRAPVPIGSIKSNIGHTEPASGLFGMLKAVMALENNYLPASLHFETPNENIDFDGLNVRVTANPIELLRGKRARLAGINSFGFGGANAHVVISDPDPVQDERSRNHATGHVFMASAHTAHSLDELLKSYKSTFAKTSKDEARAVIAASGANRTQMRHRFAARSDHPEDIIRAIASHLEKPASDIGETGEVVTKDAKVAFVFSGNGSQWAGMGVEAFRENLHFRQCFTSVSALFKFHSDIVLTDLLTDPDLDKKLSDTKFAQPLLFAVQAALSDSLVAMGIKPTAVFGHSVGEIAAAYAAGALSLVDAVSIVAKRSLHQDLLAGQGTMAAAMLGEEAANAFAKARGLDQICVAAINAHNSVTMSGPAHEVSAFRDAARKAKIPVQILDINYPFHHPIIDRAKKAFLADIPDIAPRKSELAYLSTVTGERMDGTQLDPDYWWKNVREPVRFQAATEAAIDLGCSLFIEISPRPILSSYLKETVKQSSIPGTVVATLLRDTGEKGQDPISRAMARAIAHGAAFDEARLFGKRNAFVRLPNLPFEQIELRPASTSDASDLFGRGSKTPYTLAGWRTDLNSGSWKNHVDAHLFPDLAEHVVDGKPILPGSGFIEIAISAAQQYYGTTQVDITNLEIVRPLELADNRMMELSTILSPETGDIEIRSRERLSEDDWAVNAVARSRKPIPTEAITPANAFAGMEKTATVTPVKAYETARQFGLDYGPRFQLMAKAVCYGDRFIDVELRDPEKTGNPFVNYSLNPISVDATFHGMVALFDRFTGDAGGAPYIPVRFGAVRLSNSGVTIKRAVVEIERISANSIKAKFRFFGKNGEVVAAFDDCRFRRTYLRQHKTLDMLSFHYEAVPSDRATPLGVLGQSKVLPLPLLAAMDESGIDNTTLLFNAAIYRACHEIALKLGKGTAKVDTRSLPGDFAFRSFLANCLYVLEDAGLCEHRAGSWKIATEFSLPPVGDILKEIYGERSERAVEAVLINNSYAEALDRIDSLFALETAGSEPDDAAKPQGFISDATLDHQTVHSESTRQRMDLVLAAVEKALTKETGKTGLRIVEAGTVSAGFTRQLATLAANHGASLIVVEPRENAQRNLEIAFEEDAHVRVLKKDAFASLAAFDLVVSASDTVFTLIDEDGAIRNALRVGLQENGALVAATNAPTVFSDFAFGLTENWFARTQAVEFPIGKLATVTQWQKDLTDLGLRNITVEDRELSHGNIITVEAQGGRFVDTAQAADAQPAQVATPVLVLHDGSVSNLQSKLPGKDVIQAPLIQVKLTGDFDSDRDRIADAITGLNEKPVRAVYLSSPTAADRKEDSAALQDRVLSLSAFAEALRQHYAHAEPAADQRPRLVIAAPGGAPVTLAARGKPVSGSSVNSGLWAFARVLQNEYDILDIHSLDFTGPKVEAGNQLAAAISMLGDTSENREWLLDGQSGMLSEIRAVPGPVDQGLRKTTSFKAATIRQRVSSQVGSIAWEQSDIPQAGPDDVVVAVAATGLNFRDVMWAMGLLPEEALEDGFAGATIGMELSGHVVAIGSGVKDLSVGDAVMAIAPAAFSTHVVVSRSGVARLPETVSPVAAATVPVAFLTAYYAMIELGRIRAGETILIHGAAGGVGLAALQVAKLAGAKVIATAGTREKRRFLKMLGADHVFDSRSLAFVNDILGVTGGEGVDLVLNSLFAEAMEQSLSLVKPFGRFLELGKRDYYGDSKIGLRPFRRNISYFGIDADQLLVNAPDLTKRIFTEIGALFEEGKLVPLPYRAFGFDEIGNAFRLMQNAGHIGKIVVIPPVAGRDEVANLPAGRMSVDSLGTHLVVGGIGGFGLAAANWLAEKGARNIALATRRGIADIETLEAIKRWENMGVSATVHACDVTDEAAADALLNTLRQIGPLKTVIHAAMVLDDALINNLSRERNRPVIDVKAQGAAVLDRLTRADTLDHFIMFSSATTLVGNPGQANYVAANGYLEGLARTRRIDGLPGLAIGFGAIADKGYLAANTDVNDLLSKRIGKTALKAQSALFQVESYIRSDPGTVDAAVAMVSELDWAAARHLPVVRNALFEVILRTADQNTAGGDGKTMDLVAMIDGKSPQEAEDILYDLVANEIAAILRVSKDTISRNKILKEIGLDSLMAVELGISFQQNTGFDMPLSGVADNTTVGDVARKLYDKVSKRDHGSDEDSEPADNKIVNELAQRHTGNGTEKVASQ, via the coding sequence ATGACAGTTGAAATCATAGGGCGCGCATGTCTCGCCCCTGGAGCGAATTCGCCGCAGGCGTTGTTTCGGGTTTTGCGGCAGGGCATATGCACGGTCACGCGCATTCCGTCCGACCGCTGGGATCTTGCGCGCTTCTGGCACCCTGTTTCCGGCAATCCGGGCAAGACCTATTCCTTTGCGGCCGGTGTTCTCGACAGCATCTATGCTTTCGATCCGGCAGCCTTCGGCATGTCGCAGCGCGAAGCCATGCATATGGACCCGCAGCAGCGGGTTTTGCTGCAATTGGCCTGGCGCGCGCTGGAAGACGCCAATATTTCCATTCCTTCGCTGCATGGCGAAAATGTCGGCGTCTATATCGGGGCGTCCAGCCTTGACCATGCCAATCTGACGGTCGAGGACCCGGCGGCGGCCGGTCCTTATTTTATGACCGGCAATACGCTTTCGATTGTTTCCAACCGTATTTCCCACATTTTTGGTCTCAGCGGCCCCAGCATGACGGTTGATACCGCCTGTTCGTCGTCGCTGGTTGCGCTCGATCAGGCGATGCGGGCGTTGAATGCCGGCGAAATCGATACGGCGATCGTCGGCGGCGTCAATGTTCTTGCCCACCCGCTGCCGTTTGTCGGCTTTGCGCAGGCGCGCATGCTGTCGCCGGAAGGGCTCTGCCGCGCCTATGATAATGACGGTGCAGGCTATGTGCGCGCCGAGGGCGGCGTCGTGTTCGTTCTGCGCCGTTCCGATCGGGCCCGGCAGGAAAAGGACCGCAGCTACGCCAAGATCGTTGCGACAGGCGTCAACTCGGCCGGGCGTACCAACGGCATTTCATTACCGTCGCGCGAAGCGCAGGCCAATCTGTTGCGTTCGATCTATGAGGGCAACAATATCGATTCCAACCAGGTTGCCTTCGTCGAAGGCCATGGAACAGGGACCAAGGTCGGCGACCCCTCCGAAGTCTGGTCGATCGGCACGGTGATCGGCGCCAACCGGCGCGCCCCCGTTCCCATCGGCTCGATCAAATCGAATATCGGCCATACGGAGCCGGCATCCGGCCTGTTCGGCATGCTCAAGGCCGTGATGGCGCTTGAAAACAATTATCTGCCTGCATCGCTGCATTTCGAGACGCCGAACGAGAATATCGATTTCGACGGGTTGAACGTGCGCGTCACCGCCAACCCGATCGAACTTCTGCGCGGCAAGCGCGCGCGCCTCGCCGGTATCAACTCCTTCGGCTTTGGCGGCGCCAACGCCCATGTGGTCATCAGCGATCCCGATCCCGTCCAGGACGAACGCAGCCGCAATCATGCGACCGGCCATGTTTTCATGGCCAGTGCCCATACCGCCCACAGCCTCGACGAATTGCTGAAGTCGTACAAATCGACATTTGCCAAGACCTCCAAGGACGAAGCGCGGGCTGTCATTGCCGCGTCCGGGGCCAACCGCACGCAGATGCGCCACCGCTTTGCGGCGCGCAGCGATCATCCCGAAGACATTATTCGCGCCATTGCCAGCCACCTGGAAAAGCCGGCGTCGGATATCGGCGAAACCGGCGAAGTGGTGACGAAGGATGCGAAGGTCGCCTTCGTGTTTTCCGGAAACGGTTCGCAATGGGCCGGCATGGGGGTCGAGGCCTTCCGCGAAAACCTGCATTTCCGCCAGTGTTTCACCTCCGTGAGCGCGTTGTTCAAGTTTCACTCGGACATCGTGCTCACCGACCTCTTGACCGACCCGGATCTCGACAAGAAGCTGTCCGACACGAAATTCGCCCAGCCGCTCCTGTTTGCGGTCCAGGCGGCCCTGTCGGATTCTTTGGTTGCCATGGGCATCAAGCCGACGGCCGTCTTCGGCCATTCCGTCGGCGAAATCGCGGCCGCTTATGCGGCCGGCGCGCTGTCGCTGGTCGATGCGGTGTCGATCGTTGCCAAGCGCTCGCTGCACCAGGATCTGCTGGCTGGCCAGGGCACCATGGCCGCCGCCATGCTGGGCGAAGAGGCTGCCAACGCGTTTGCCAAGGCGCGCGGCCTCGACCAGATCTGCGTCGCCGCCATCAACGCGCATAATTCCGTGACGATGTCCGGCCCGGCGCATGAGGTCTCTGCGTTTCGCGATGCCGCCCGCAAGGCGAAAATCCCGGTCCAGATTCTCGATATCAACTACCCGTTCCATCACCCGATCATCGATCGCGCCAAGAAGGCTTTCCTCGCCGATATCCCGGATATTGCGCCGCGCAAATCAGAGCTTGCCTATCTGTCGACCGTCACCGGCGAGCGCATGGACGGCACGCAGCTTGATCCAGATTACTGGTGGAAGAACGTGCGTGAGCCGGTCCGCTTCCAGGCCGCGACCGAAGCCGCCATCGACCTTGGCTGCAGCCTGTTCATCGAGATCTCGCCACGGCCGATCCTTTCCTCCTATCTGAAGGAAACGGTGAAGCAATCGTCGATCCCGGGCACGGTCGTTGCGACGTTGCTGCGCGATACCGGCGAAAAGGGCCAGGATCCGATTTCGCGTGCCATGGCGCGTGCCATCGCCCATGGGGCGGCGTTCGACGAAGCGCGCCTGTTTGGCAAGCGCAATGCGTTCGTCCGGCTGCCCAACCTGCCCTTCGAGCAGATCGAACTGCGCCCGGCCTCGACGAGCGACGCCAGCGATCTGTTCGGCCGCGGCTCCAAGACACCCTATACGCTGGCAGGCTGGCGGACTGATCTGAACAGCGGCAGCTGGAAGAACCATGTCGACGCACATCTGTTTCCCGATCTGGCGGAACATGTCGTCGATGGCAAACCCATCCTTCCCGGCAGCGGCTTTATCGAGATCGCCATCTCCGCCGCGCAGCAATATTACGGCACAACGCAAGTCGATATTACCAATCTGGAAATCGTGCGGCCGCTGGAGCTGGCCGACAACCGGATGATGGAACTTTCGACCATCCTGTCTCCCGAAACCGGTGATATCGAAATTCGCTCGCGCGAGCGTCTTTCGGAAGACGATTGGGCCGTGAATGCGGTGGCCAGAAGCCGCAAACCCATCCCCACAGAGGCGATCACTCCCGCAAACGCCTTTGCCGGAATGGAAAAGACGGCAACCGTGACGCCGGTGAAAGCCTATGAAACCGCGCGCCAGTTCGGCCTGGATTACGGTCCCCGGTTCCAGCTGATGGCGAAGGCCGTCTGCTATGGCGACCGTTTCATCGATGTGGAGCTGAGGGATCCTGAAAAGACCGGCAATCCGTTTGTCAACTATAGCCTCAATCCGATTTCCGTGGATGCGACATTCCATGGGATGGTGGCGCTGTTTGACCGGTTTACCGGTGATGCCGGCGGCGCGCCTTATATTCCGGTGCGGTTCGGCGCCGTGCGCCTCAGCAATTCGGGCGTGACCATCAAACGCGCCGTGGTCGAGATCGAGCGCATCAGCGCAAATTCGATCAAGGCGAAGTTCCGCTTCTTCGGCAAGAACGGCGAGGTCGTTGCAGCATTCGACGATTGCCGCTTTCGGCGGACCTATCTGCGCCAGCACAAGACGCTGGACATGCTGTCCTTCCACTATGAGGCCGTGCCGTCCGATCGCGCCACGCCGCTTGGCGTGTTGGGGCAGTCGAAGGTTCTGCCTCTGCCATTGCTTGCTGCCATGGACGAGAGCGGCATCGACAATACGACGCTGCTGTTCAACGCGGCGATCTACCGCGCCTGTCATGAAATTGCGCTCAAGCTCGGCAAGGGCACGGCCAAGGTCGATACGCGGTCCCTCCCCGGCGATTTTGCGTTCCGCAGTTTCCTGGCCAACTGCCTCTATGTCCTGGAAGATGCCGGTCTTTGCGAACACCGGGCGGGTAGCTGGAAGATCGCAACCGAATTTTCGCTTCCGCCCGTTGGCGACATCCTCAAGGAAATCTATGGCGAGCGCTCCGAGCGCGCCGTGGAAGCGGTGCTGATCAACAATTCCTATGCCGAAGCGCTGGATCGCATCGACAGTTTGTTTGCGCTGGAAACAGCCGGCAGCGAGCCGGACGATGCGGCCAAGCCGCAGGGCTTCATCAGCGATGCAACGCTCGACCACCAGACCGTGCATTCCGAATCCACCCGTCAGCGGATGGATCTGGTGCTGGCTGCGGTCGAAAAGGCTCTTACCAAGGAAACAGGCAAGACCGGTCTGCGGATTGTCGAAGCGGGCACCGTCTCTGCCGGTTTCACCCGCCAGCTCGCGACGCTGGCGGCAAACCATGGCGCCAGCCTGATCGTCGTCGAACCCCGCGAAAATGCCCAGCGCAATCTGGAGATCGCGTTTGAGGAAGATGCGCATGTTCGCGTCCTGAAAAAGGATGCGTTCGCATCGCTTGCGGCTTTCGATCTCGTCGTTAGCGCCTCGGATACGGTCTTTACGCTGATCGACGAAGACGGTGCCATTCGCAACGCCCTGCGTGTCGGTTTGCAGGAAAACGGGGCTCTTGTCGCCGCGACCAATGCACCGACCGTATTCAGCGATTTTGCGTTCGGCCTGACCGAAAACTGGTTTGCCCGCACCCAGGCCGTCGAGTTTCCGATCGGCAAGCTGGCAACGGTCACGCAATGGCAGAAGGATCTGACCGATCTGGGCCTGCGCAATATCACCGTCGAAGACCGTGAATTGTCGCATGGCAATATCATTACGGTCGAGGCGCAAGGCGGCCGGTTCGTTGATACGGCACAGGCGGCCGACGCCCAGCCTGCGCAGGTCGCCACGCCGGTGCTCGTGCTTCACGATGGCAGCGTTTCGAACCTGCAGAGCAAGCTCCCGGGCAAGGACGTCATTCAGGCGCCTCTTATCCAGGTCAAATTGACCGGCGATTTCGATAGCGACAGGGACAGGATTGCCGACGCGATCACAGGGCTGAACGAAAAACCGGTTCGGGCCGTCTATCTGTCTTCGCCGACTGCGGCAGATCGCAAAGAGGATTCGGCTGCCCTGCAAGATCGCGTTCTCTCGCTCAGCGCCTTTGCGGAAGCACTTCGCCAGCATTATGCGCATGCAGAGCCTGCAGCCGATCAGCGCCCGCGCCTGGTCATCGCTGCCCCCGGCGGTGCGCCCGTCACACTGGCTGCGCGCGGCAAGCCTGTCTCCGGCTCCAGCGTCAATAGCGGCCTGTGGGCTTTTGCCCGCGTGCTTCAAAACGAATATGATATCCTGGATATCCATTCGCTCGATTTCACCGGTCCCAAGGTAGAAGCGGGCAATCAGCTTGCGGCAGCAATCTCGATGCTCGGTGATACCAGCGAAAACCGCGAATGGCTGCTGGATGGTCAAAGCGGCATGCTGTCTGAAATCCGCGCCGTGCCCGGCCCGGTCGATCAGGGCTTGCGCAAGACGACCAGTTTCAAGGCGGCCACCATTCGCCAGCGTGTCAGCTCGCAGGTCGGCAGCATTGCCTGGGAACAGTCGGACATCCCGCAGGCAGGTCCCGACGATGTCGTCGTTGCGGTTGCCGCAACCGGCCTCAACTTCCGCGACGTCATGTGGGCGATGGGACTTCTGCCGGAAGAAGCACTCGAGGACGGCTTTGCCGGGGCAACGATCGGCATGGAGCTTTCCGGCCATGTCGTCGCCATCGGCAGCGGCGTCAAGGATCTTTCGGTCGGCGATGCCGTGATGGCGATCGCGCCTGCAGCCTTTTCCACCCATGTCGTCGTGTCGCGCTCGGGTGTCGCGAGGTTGCCGGAAACCGTCAGCCCCGTTGCGGCGGCCACCGTTCCCGTCGCCTTCCTCACGGCCTATTACGCCATGATCGAGCTTGGCCGCATCCGCGCCGGCGAAACGATCCTGATCCACGGTGCTGCCGGTGGGGTGGGTCTTGCCGCCCTGCAGGTTGCGAAGCTTGCCGGCGCCAAGGTCATCGCCACGGCGGGAACGCGCGAAAAGCGCCGTTTCCTGAAAATGCTCGGCGCCGACCACGTCTTTGATTCGCGCTCGCTCGCCTTCGTCAACGATATCCTCGGCGTGACCGGCGGCGAAGGCGTCGATCTGGTGTTGAACTCGCTGTTTGCCGAGGCCATGGAACAGAGCCTGTCGCTGGTAAAGCCGTTCGGCCGCTTCCTTGAACTCGGCAAGCGCGACTATTACGGCGACAGCAAGATCGGTCTTCGGCCTTTCCGTCGCAATATCAGCTATTTCGGCATCGATGCTGACCAGCTGCTGGTCAATGCTCCGGATCTCACCAAGCGGATCTTCACCGAAATCGGTGCGCTGTTCGAAGAGGGCAAGCTTGTGCCCCTGCCTTATCGCGCCTTTGGCTTCGACGAGATCGGCAATGCTTTCCGCCTGATGCAGAATGCCGGTCATATCGGCAAGATCGTCGTCATACCGCCTGTCGCGGGGCGCGATGAGGTTGCCAATCTGCCGGCCGGCCGCATGTCTGTCGATAGCCTCGGCACGCATCTGGTCGTTGGCGGTATTGGCGGCTTCGGTCTTGCCGCTGCCAACTGGCTGGCGGAAAAGGGTGCGCGCAACATCGCGCTTGCAACCCGCCGCGGCATTGCCGATATCGAGACGCTTGAGGCAATCAAGCGCTGGGAAAACATGGGCGTCTCGGCGACCGTGCATGCCTGCGATGTCACCGACGAGGCTGCCGCAGACGCGCTTTTGAACACGCTTCGCCAGATCGGCCCGCTGAAAACCGTTATTCACGCCGCCATGGTTCTCGATGACGCGTTGATCAACAATCTCAGCCGCGAACGCAACCGGCCAGTTATCGACGTGAAGGCGCAAGGGGCTGCCGTTCTCGACCGGTTGACCCGCGCCGATACGCTCGATCATTTCATCATGTTTTCCTCGGCAACGACATTGGTCGGCAATCCAGGCCAGGCCAATTATGTGGCCGCCAATGGCTATCTCGAGGGCCTTGCGCGGACACGCCGGATCGACGGCCTGCCGGGGCTTGCCATCGGCTTCGGCGCAATCGCCGACAAGGGCTATCTGGCCGCGAATACAGACGTCAACGACCTGCTCTCCAAGCGCATCGGCAAGACGGCGCTGAAGGCGCAATCCGCCCTTTTCCAGGTCGAGAGCTATATCCGCTCCGATCCGGGCACTGTCGATGCGGCCGTTGCGATGGTTTCCGAGCTCGATTGGGCTGCGGCCCGTCACCTGCCGGTTGTTCGCAACGCCTTGTTCGAGGTGATCCTGCGGACGGCTGACCAGAACACGGCCGGCGGCGATGGCAAGACTATGGATCTCGTGGCGATGATCGATGGAAAATCGCCGCAGGAAGCCGAGGATATCCTCTATGATCTGGTCGCCAACGAGATTGCCGCGATCCTGCGCGTGTCGAAGGATACGATCTCGCGCAACAAGATCCTCAAGGAAATCGGCCTCGACAGTCTGATGGCTGTGGAACTGGGCATCAGTTTCCAGCAGAATACCGGCTTCGACATGCCGTTGAGCGGCGTTGCCGACAACACCACGGTCGGGGACGTCGCGCGCAAGCTTTACGACAAGGTGAGCAAGCGGGATCATGGCAGCGACGAAGACAGCGAGCCCGCTGACAACAAGATTGTCAACGAGCTTGCGCAGCGCCATACCGGCAACGGTACGGAAAAGGTAGCGAGCCAATGA
- a CDS encoding arsenate-mycothiol transferase ArsC, whose product MSVTVAASPNEPQRSAKSPGSVLFMCGMNAIRSPMAEVLAKAMLPPGTYIASAGVRPGERDPFVDVVLEEIGLTAGRHQPHTLDELEDDYFDLIVTLAPEAHHAALELTRSMAIDVVYWPTPDPTVATGTREQIVSAYREVRNHIATLLKHRLLGQMPDKMA is encoded by the coding sequence ATGAGCGTGACGGTCGCTGCTTCCCCCAACGAGCCGCAGCGCAGCGCGAAATCGCCGGGATCGGTGCTGTTCATGTGCGGGATGAACGCGATCCGTTCGCCGATGGCCGAGGTCCTGGCAAAAGCCATGCTGCCACCGGGCACCTATATTGCCTCGGCCGGCGTGCGGCCGGGAGAGCGCGATCCCTTCGTCGATGTGGTTCTGGAGGAGATCGGGCTGACGGCCGGACGCCACCAGCCACATACGCTGGACGAGCTGGAGGATGATTATTTCGACCTGATCGTGACGCTGGCGCCTGAAGCGCATCATGCGGCATTGGAGCTGACGCGATCGATGGCGATCGATGTGGTTTATTGGCCGACACCGGACCCGACGGTTGCGACCGGCACGCGGGAACAGATCGTTTCGGCCTATCGCGAGGTTCGAAATCACATTGCAACCCTTCTCAAGCATCGTTTGCTTGGACAAATGCCGGATAAGATGGCATAG
- a CDS encoding Maf-like protein, whose protein sequence is MALTHKLILASGSPRRVELLAQAGIEPARLMPMDLDETPKRTEHPRSLAWRLSAEKARAALSAIKGEPGWEGSYILAADTVVSVGRRILPKPELVSEASSALHLLSGRSHRVYTGVCLITPDKTVRQKVIDTKVRFKRLSSHDIDTYLASGQWRGKAGAYGIQGIAGSFVVKLVGSYTNVVGLPLYETVSLLSGEGFDVHDSWMKG, encoded by the coding sequence ATGGCATTGACACATAAGCTGATCCTGGCCTCCGGCTCGCCGCGGCGTGTCGAACTGCTCGCGCAGGCGGGCATCGAGCCCGCGCGCCTGATGCCGATGGATCTCGACGAGACGCCCAAGCGCACCGAACATCCGCGTTCGCTGGCCTGGCGGCTGTCTGCCGAAAAGGCAAGGGCGGCGCTGTCAGCCATCAAGGGCGAACCGGGCTGGGAGGGAAGCTATATCCTTGCCGCCGATACCGTCGTCTCCGTCGGCCGCCGCATCCTGCCAAAGCCCGAACTGGTCAGCGAAGCCTCGAGCGCGCTGCATCTTCTGTCTGGCCGCAGCCACCGCGTCTATACCGGCGTCTGCCTGATCACGCCGGACAAGACCGTGCGCCAGAAGGTCATCGACACCAAGGTTCGCTTCAAGCGTCTTTCCAGCCACGATATCGACACCTATCTGGCTTCGGGACAATGGCGCGGCAAGGCAGGTGCCTATGGCATTCAGGGCATCGCCGGCAGCTTCGTGGTCAAGCTGGTGGGCTCCTACACCAACGTCGTCGGCTTGCCGCTCTACGAGACCGTGAGCCTGCTTTCCGGCGAAGGCTTTGACGTGCATGACAGTTGGATGAAGGGCTGA
- the yacG gene encoding DNA gyrase inhibitor YacG, with protein MSSDETKGASNVAPLRKTVPCPECKRPSHREHYPFCSDRCRNVDLNRWLTGSYAIPVADDEAKADGEE; from the coding sequence ATGAGCTCAGACGAAACCAAGGGTGCCTCCAACGTGGCGCCGCTGCGCAAGACCGTGCCGTGCCCGGAGTGCAAACGCCCCTCGCACCGCGAACATTATCCCTTCTGTTCAGACCGCTGCCGCAATGTCGATCTCAACAGATGGCTGACCGGTTCCTACGCCATTCCCGTAGCCGACGACGAGGCAAAAGCCGACGGCGAGGAATGA
- a CDS encoding alpha-ketoglutarate-dependent dioxygenase AlkB: MDAILRAPHLPPGVLYFSDFLSCAEEETIRFRLDAGEWSNILKRRVQHFGYLYDYKARAVAADAYLGQLPEWLQTLAKRLVASGYCADQPDQVIANEYLPGQGISAHVDCVPCFSDTIISISLLSQCEMVFRERSSSRSLPVLLQPRSGIALTRAGRYDWTHEIPARKSDIVLGAKVERGRRISLTFRKVVRGAG, from the coding sequence ATGGACGCCATCTTGAGAGCGCCGCACCTGCCCCCAGGCGTCCTATATTTTAGCGATTTTCTGTCCTGCGCAGAAGAGGAAACGATTAGGTTTCGGCTCGACGCTGGCGAATGGAGCAATATTCTGAAACGCCGCGTCCAGCATTTCGGATATCTTTATGACTACAAGGCGCGCGCAGTGGCCGCAGACGCTTATCTCGGCCAATTGCCGGAATGGCTTCAAACATTGGCCAAGCGCTTGGTGGCGAGCGGATATTGCGCCGATCAACCGGACCAGGTGATCGCGAATGAGTATCTTCCCGGCCAAGGCATCAGCGCGCATGTCGATTGCGTACCGTGTTTCAGCGACACGATCATTTCGATAAGCCTGTTGTCGCAATGTGAAATGGTGTTCCGGGAGCGGTCGAGCTCCAGGTCGCTCCCTGTGCTGCTCCAGCCACGCTCGGGAATAGCGCTGACAAGGGCAGGCCGCTATGACTGGACACATGAAATTCCAGCGCGGAAGTCGGATATCGTGCTCGGAGCGAAAGTGGAACGCGGCAGGCGGATCTCCCTCACGTTCCGGAAGGTCGTTCGCGGCGCCGGGTAA
- the infA gene encoding translation initiation factor IF-1, with protein sequence MAKEEVLEFPGVVTELLPNATFRVQLENQHEIIAHTAGRMRKNRIRVLAGDKVLVEMTPYDLTKGRITYRFK encoded by the coding sequence ATGGCGAAAGAAGAAGTCCTCGAATTCCCGGGCGTCGTTACCGAATTGCTTCCCAATGCAACGTTTCGCGTCCAGCTCGAAAACCAGCATGAAATCATTGCCCATACGGCCGGCCGCATGCGCAAGAACCGCATCCGGGTTCTGGCCGGCGACAAGGTGCTTGTCGAAATGACGCCCTACGACCTGACCAAGGGCCGTATCACCTATCGCTTCAAGTAA
- a CDS encoding UPF0262 family protein, producing MTSSHRLCDVVLDETIGRSTPDVEHERAVAIFDLIEENVFEPAGHAGGPYRLKLSLVDSKLVFAITTETDAGVATHILSLTPFRRIVKDYFMICESYYEAIRSSTPSQIEAIDMGRRGIHNEGSQTLMDRLSGKIKLDFDTARRLFTLVCVLYWRG from the coding sequence ATGACATCCAGCCACCGTCTCTGCGATGTCGTGCTGGATGAGACCATCGGCCGTTCGACGCCCGATGTCGAGCATGAGCGGGCGGTTGCGATCTTCGATCTGATCGAGGAGAATGTCTTCGAGCCGGCCGGCCATGCCGGCGGCCCCTACCGGCTCAAGCTGTCGCTGGTCGATTCCAAGCTGGTCTTTGCGATCACCACCGAAACCGACGCCGGCGTTGCCACCCATATCCTGTCGCTGACGCCGTTCCGGCGGATCGTGAAGGATTATTTCATGATCTGCGAAAGCTATTACGAGGCCATCCGGTCCTCGACACCGAGCCAGATCGAAGCCATCGACATGGGCCGGCGCGGCATCCACAACGAGGGCTCGCAGACCCTGATGGACCGGCTGTCGGGCAAGATCAAACTCGATTTCGATACGGCGCGGCGTCTGTTCACGCTGGTCTGTGTGCTCTACTGGCGGGGATGA